A window from Haloarchaeobius amylolyticus encodes these proteins:
- a CDS encoding molybdopterin-dependent oxidoreductase, which produces MSKQEPNRETTDRDDSDVTPSRRGFLKGLGAATAAGLTGIGAADDLFQMEGLQVVDDPIGNYPYREWEDLYRDEWDWDSVSRSTHSVNCTGSCSWNVYVKNGQVWREEQAGDYPRFDEDLPDPNPRGCQKGACYTDYVNADQRIKHPLKRVGERGEGKWKRLTWDEALTEIANHVVDEVQAGRYDCISGFTPIPAMSPISFASGSRLINLLGGVSHSFYDWYSDLPPGQPLTWGVQTDNAESADWYNADYIIAWGSNINVTRIPDAKYFLDAGYNGTKRVGVFTDYSQTAIHTDEWISPEGGTDTALAMGMARTIVEEGLYDEAHLKEQTDMPLLVREDTGKFLRASEVPGLGEDVEDPEKTFVMQDSNGDLRVAPASLGDRDGEYDKSASIALDFDPDLSAETTVAGTGDEGDLSVRTVWLNLQDELSKYDPQYVHNETGVGEETHQRIAREFAEAERAKIIHGKGVNDWYHNDLGNRALQLLVTLTGNLGRQGTGLDHYVGQEKIWTFKGWKKLSFPTGKVRGVPTTLWTYYHAGIMDNTDEETAAKIQESIDRGWMPLYPEERDDGSRPDPTTMFVWRGNYFNQSKGNVAVEEQLWPKLDLVVDINFRMDSTAMNADIVLPTASHYEKHDLSMTDMHTYVHPFTPAVEPLGESKTDWQIFRDLAEKIQEVARDRGLDPVSDRKFDREIDLTTVYDDFVRDWLADEDGALAEDRAACEFVLEHSEESNPSDSDEQITFADTVEQPQRLKAAGDHWTSDIEEGEAYTPWKRFVQDKEPWPTFTGRQQYYIDHDWFLELGEELPTHKGPVAEQDRDEYPLRYNTPHGRWSIHSTWRDSEKMLRLQRGEPLVYLHPDDMEERGIEDGDTVVVHNDLAEVEVQAKVYPSSQRGTARMYFAWERFQFPDRQNFNSLVPMYMKPTQLVQYPEDSGEHLYFFPNYWGPTGVNSDVRVDVRKKGGDGG; this is translated from the coding sequence ATGAGTAAGCAAGAGCCGAATCGCGAGACCACGGACCGAGACGACAGCGACGTGACGCCGTCACGGCGCGGGTTCCTCAAGGGACTCGGCGCCGCGACGGCCGCAGGACTGACCGGCATCGGCGCCGCGGACGACCTCTTCCAGATGGAGGGGTTGCAGGTCGTCGACGACCCCATCGGGAACTACCCCTACCGCGAGTGGGAGGACCTCTACCGCGACGAGTGGGACTGGGACTCGGTGTCCCGGTCGACCCACAGCGTGAACTGCACGGGTTCGTGCTCCTGGAACGTCTACGTCAAGAACGGGCAGGTCTGGCGCGAGGAGCAGGCCGGCGACTACCCGCGCTTCGACGAGGACCTCCCGGACCCGAACCCCCGCGGCTGCCAGAAGGGCGCCTGCTACACCGACTACGTCAACGCCGACCAGCGCATCAAACACCCCCTCAAGCGCGTCGGTGAGCGCGGCGAGGGCAAGTGGAAGCGCCTCACCTGGGACGAGGCACTGACCGAGATCGCGAACCACGTCGTCGACGAGGTGCAGGCCGGCCGGTACGACTGCATCTCTGGGTTCACGCCCATCCCGGCGATGAGCCCCATCTCGTTCGCCTCCGGCAGCCGGCTCATCAACCTGCTCGGCGGCGTCTCCCACAGTTTCTACGACTGGTACTCGGACCTGCCGCCGGGCCAGCCCCTGACCTGGGGCGTCCAGACCGACAACGCCGAGAGCGCGGACTGGTACAACGCCGACTACATCATCGCGTGGGGCTCGAACATCAACGTCACGCGCATCCCCGACGCGAAGTACTTCCTCGACGCCGGCTACAACGGGACGAAACGCGTCGGCGTCTTCACGGACTACTCCCAGACCGCCATCCACACCGACGAGTGGATCAGTCCGGAGGGCGGGACCGACACCGCCCTCGCGATGGGGATGGCCCGGACCATCGTCGAGGAGGGGCTGTACGACGAGGCCCACCTGAAGGAGCAGACCGACATGCCCCTGCTGGTCCGCGAGGACACGGGCAAGTTCCTTCGCGCCAGCGAGGTGCCGGGGCTCGGCGAGGACGTCGAGGACCCCGAGAAGACCTTCGTCATGCAGGACTCGAACGGCGACCTCCGGGTCGCCCCGGCCTCCCTCGGTGACCGCGACGGCGAGTACGACAAGTCCGCGAGCATCGCCCTCGACTTCGACCCCGACCTGTCTGCCGAGACGACGGTGGCGGGGACCGGCGACGAGGGCGACCTCTCGGTCCGGACCGTCTGGCTGAACCTGCAGGACGAGTTGTCGAAGTACGACCCGCAGTACGTCCACAACGAGACGGGCGTCGGCGAGGAGACCCACCAGCGCATCGCCCGGGAGTTCGCCGAGGCCGAGCGCGCGAAGATCATCCACGGGAAGGGCGTCAACGACTGGTACCACAACGACCTCGGGAACCGGGCGCTCCAGTTGCTCGTGACCCTCACGGGCAACCTCGGCCGGCAGGGAACCGGGCTGGACCACTACGTCGGCCAGGAGAAGATCTGGACGTTCAAGGGCTGGAAGAAGCTCTCGTTCCCGACCGGCAAGGTCCGGGGCGTCCCGACGACCCTGTGGACGTACTACCACGCCGGCATCATGGACAACACGGACGAGGAGACCGCCGCGAAGATACAGGAGTCCATCGACAGGGGCTGGATGCCACTCTACCCCGAGGAACGCGACGACGGCTCGCGGCCGGACCCGACGACCATGTTCGTCTGGCGGGGCAACTACTTCAACCAGTCCAAGGGGAACGTCGCCGTCGAGGAACAGCTCTGGCCGAAGCTCGACCTCGTCGTCGACATCAACTTCCGGATGGACTCGACCGCGATGAACGCGGACATCGTCCTCCCGACGGCGAGCCACTACGAGAAGCACGACCTCTCGATGACGGACATGCACACCTACGTGCATCCCTTCACGCCCGCGGTCGAACCGCTGGGCGAGTCGAAGACGGACTGGCAGATCTTCCGCGACCTCGCCGAGAAGATACAGGAGGTCGCCCGCGACCGCGGTCTCGACCCGGTGTCGGACCGCAAGTTCGACCGCGAGATAGACCTCACCACGGTCTACGACGACTTCGTGCGCGACTGGCTCGCCGACGAGGACGGCGCACTCGCCGAGGACCGCGCCGCCTGCGAGTTCGTCCTCGAACACTCCGAGGAGTCGAATCCCTCGGACAGCGACGAGCAGATAACCTTCGCGGACACGGTCGAGCAGCCCCAGCGCCTCAAGGCCGCCGGCGACCACTGGACCTCCGACATCGAGGAGGGCGAGGCCTACACGCCCTGGAAGCGCTTCGTGCAGGACAAGGAACCGTGGCCGACGTTCACCGGGCGCCAGCAGTACTACATCGACCACGACTGGTTCCTCGAACTGGGCGAGGAGTTACCCACGCACAAGGGCCCGGTCGCCGAGCAGGACCGTGACGAGTACCCACTGCGGTACAACACGCCTCACGGCCGGTGGTCCATCCACTCGACGTGGCGCGACTCCGAGAAGATGCTGCGGCTCCAGCGCGGCGAGCCGCTGGTCTACCTGCACCCCGACGACATGGAGGAACGCGGCATCGAGGACGGGGACACGGTCGTCGTCCACAACGACCTCGCCGAGGTCGAGGTCCAGGCGAAGGTGTACCCGAGCAGCCAGCGCGGCACCGCCCGGATGTACTTCGCGTGGGAGCGCTTCCAGTTCCCGGACAGGCAGAACTTCAACTCGCTCGTGCCGATGTACATGAAACCGACCCAGCTGGTGCAGTACCCCGAGGACTCGGGCGAGCACCTGTACTTCTTCCCGAACTACTGGGGCCCGACCGGGGTGAACTCGGACGTCCGTGTCGACGTGCGGAAGAAGGGAGGTGACGGCGGATGA
- a CDS encoding cytochrome b, with the protein MSRLDSLRRTASDAPGRAYDWADRRFELDSGRDALGKAFPAEDSFLLGEVALFCFIVLALTGMFLGMFFEPSTSEVTYEGSVEKFQGQELPEAFVSVLQITYDIPYGMFIRRMHHWAAHLFVASIGLHMLRVFFTGAYRNPRELNWVVGSGLAVLSMGAAYTGYALPFDEFASTATGIGYNVASSIPVVGGIAAKVFFGGQFPSSATIPRLYFLHVLVIPVLIGIGLAAHMAILVRQKHTEAPRDEDVASPRETVDKDDGDVIIGLPAFPNQAAVSAVVFFLTLATLSVLAGFLPVHNIAEYGPNDPAGTPELIMPDWFFMWLYGFLKLLPTWMSFTIPVVGIHVSTEFIGGVLLPSLVFLGMFAWPFIDYQRDPTHFTSDPLSRPWQTAVGVAAIVFIMVASIAGMNNILASVLGTTTSVVNPFLIAALVFGPIVAGGVVYRVLSADLETAEEGQQEVAADD; encoded by the coding sequence ATGTCCCGACTCGACTCGCTCCGGCGGACCGCGAGCGACGCTCCCGGTCGCGCCTACGACTGGGCCGACCGCCGCTTCGAACTCGACAGCGGCCGGGACGCGCTCGGGAAGGCGTTCCCCGCCGAGGACTCGTTCCTGCTCGGCGAGGTCGCCCTGTTCTGCTTCATCGTGCTCGCGCTCACCGGGATGTTCCTCGGGATGTTCTTCGAGCCCAGCACGAGCGAGGTGACCTACGAGGGCAGCGTCGAGAAGTTCCAGGGGCAGGAGCTCCCGGAGGCGTTCGTCAGCGTCCTCCAGATCACCTACGACATCCCCTACGGGATGTTCATCCGGCGGATGCACCACTGGGCGGCCCACCTGTTCGTGGCCTCCATCGGGTTGCACATGCTCAGGGTGTTCTTCACCGGGGCGTACCGCAATCCCCGCGAACTCAACTGGGTCGTCGGCTCCGGCCTCGCCGTGCTCTCGATGGGCGCGGCCTACACCGGGTACGCGCTCCCCTTCGACGAGTTCGCGAGCACGGCGACCGGCATCGGGTACAACGTGGCGAGTTCGATACCGGTCGTCGGGGGCATCGCCGCGAAGGTCTTCTTCGGCGGGCAGTTCCCCTCCAGTGCGACCATCCCCAGACTGTACTTCCTCCACGTCCTCGTGATACCGGTGCTCATCGGCATCGGGCTGGCGGCACACATGGCAATCCTCGTCAGGCAGAAGCACACCGAGGCACCCCGCGACGAGGACGTGGCCTCGCCACGCGAGACCGTCGATAAGGACGACGGCGACGTCATCATCGGCCTCCCGGCGTTCCCGAACCAGGCCGCCGTCAGCGCCGTGGTGTTCTTCCTGACGCTGGCCACGCTCTCGGTGCTGGCCGGCTTCCTGCCGGTCCACAACATCGCCGAGTACGGCCCGAACGACCCGGCGGGCACGCCCGAACTCATCATGCCCGACTGGTTCTTCATGTGGCTGTACGGCTTCCTGAAGCTGCTGCCGACGTGGATGAGCTTCACCATCCCCGTCGTCGGCATCCACGTCAGCACCGAGTTCATCGGCGGCGTGCTCCTCCCGAGTCTCGTCTTCCTCGGGATGTTCGCCTGGCCGTTCATCGACTACCAGCGCGACCCGACGCACTTCACGTCGGACCCACTCTCCCGGCCCTGGCAGACCGCGGTCGGGGTGGCCGCCATCGTGTTCATCATGGTCGCCTCCATCGCGGGGATGAACAACATCCTCGCCTCGGTGCTGGGGACGACGACCAGCGTCGTGAACCCGTTCCTCATCGCGGCGCTGGTGTTCGGTCCCATCGTGGCCGGTGGCGTCGTCTACCGGGTGCTCTCGGCGGACCTCGAGACCGCCGAGGAAGGCCAACAGGAGGTGGCAGCCGATGACTGA
- a CDS encoding ubiquinol-cytochrome c reductase iron-sulfur subunit: MSEDCDGCCSDCGDGDPSHAAPTIYSDARAELQRRDFAKVMATVGGLTAVGTLAAPLAGLTQVFERDYTGPVYSDGVYLVDSEGERITEKALGEGEKMTVFPEPRPGIEDAPTLLVRYPESAYGGETKLEFTTGGYAAYSKVCTHAGCMVSKEEGDTLVCPCHFGKFDPKSGASVVGGPPPRALPQLPITVSSDGYLMATGDFEGPVGAGGE; this comes from the coding sequence ATGAGCGAGGACTGCGACGGCTGCTGTTCGGACTGTGGCGACGGCGACCCGTCCCACGCGGCGCCGACCATCTACTCCGACGCCCGGGCCGAACTCCAGCGCCGCGACTTCGCGAAGGTGATGGCGACCGTCGGCGGCCTGACGGCCGTGGGCACGCTGGCCGCGCCACTGGCCGGGCTGACGCAGGTGTTCGAGCGCGACTACACCGGGCCGGTCTACTCCGACGGCGTCTACCTCGTCGACAGCGAGGGCGAACGAATCACCGAGAAGGCACTGGGCGAGGGCGAGAAGATGACCGTGTTCCCGGAACCCCGCCCCGGCATCGAGGACGCGCCGACGCTCCTCGTCCGGTACCCCGAATCGGCCTACGGCGGCGAGACCAAACTGGAGTTCACCACCGGGGGCTACGCGGCGTACTCGAAGGTCTGCACCCACGCCGGCTGTATGGTATCGAAGGAGGAGGGAGACACGCTCGTCTGTCCGTGCCACTTCGGGAAGTTCGACCCCAAGAGCGGCGCGTCGGTCGTCGGCGGGCCGCCGCCACGGGCGCTCCCACAGCTCCCCATCACGGTGTCGAGCGACGGCTACCTGATGGCGACCGGCGACTTCGAGGGCCCCGTCGGGGCCGGAGGTGAGTGA
- a CDS encoding helix-turn-helix domain-containing protein, whose protein sequence is MASGIRAELSICEPSVCRVATVSSEYAPVETVTRSGVPGDGEVVGEFSISERLEDEGDLEEVYSTGSDHVYRFSRDCEHGCVCEHVESYGYPVRDLRAEDGVIHLTFYVCDVESLREVVTSLRSDFDGVSVRRLTRSEPCEDAEDLVFVDRQSLTDRQREVLETAHEHGYFAHPRESNATEVAAHLDITRSTFAEHLAAAQKKLLDDILTV, encoded by the coding sequence ATGGCGAGTGGCATCCGTGCAGAACTGTCCATCTGCGAACCCTCTGTATGCAGGGTCGCGACGGTCTCTTCGGAGTATGCGCCGGTCGAAACCGTCACCCGCAGTGGCGTCCCGGGCGACGGCGAGGTCGTCGGCGAGTTCTCCATCTCGGAGCGACTGGAGGACGAGGGCGACCTCGAGGAGGTGTACAGCACCGGGTCGGACCACGTCTACCGGTTCTCTCGCGACTGCGAACACGGCTGCGTCTGCGAGCACGTCGAGAGCTACGGCTACCCCGTCCGCGACCTGCGGGCCGAGGACGGCGTCATCCACCTCACCTTCTACGTCTGCGACGTGGAGTCGCTCCGGGAGGTGGTCACCAGCCTCCGGTCGGACTTCGACGGGGTGTCGGTCCGGCGGCTCACGCGCTCGGAACCCTGCGAGGACGCCGAGGACCTCGTCTTCGTGGACCGGCAGTCGCTGACCGACCGCCAGCGCGAGGTCCTCGAGACGGCCCACGAGCACGGCTACTTCGCACACCCCCGCGAGTCCAACGCGACCGAGGTCGCCGCACACCTCGACATCACGCGCTCGACGTTCGCGGAACACCTCGCCGCCGCACAGAAGAAGTTACTCGACGATATCCTCACCGTGTGA
- a CDS encoding DUF7560 family zinc ribbon protein, producing the protein MSRHFQFDCPNCEARTVVDAEVRDLVLVDGCIVCGEPIDEAAFAPEP; encoded by the coding sequence GTGTCCCGACACTTCCAGTTCGACTGCCCGAACTGCGAGGCGCGCACCGTGGTGGACGCCGAGGTCCGGGACCTCGTGCTCGTTGACGGCTGCATCGTCTGTGGCGAACCCATCGACGAGGCCGCCTTCGCGCCGGAACCCTGA
- a CDS encoding DHH family phosphoesterase — translation MGRGRDLHEMLAEAESLVIVCHDNPDPDSLASAMALGEIARDAGVEQVTVLYAGEISHQQNRAFVNLLDVDIEEYSEDALEAGDIIAFVDHSVPGQNNHVPADFGVDVVVDHHPAEDVVADFVDRREDYGATATIFVEYLDELALEIDTRLATALMFALRRETLEFLRGVSGAEFDAAERLQPKIDMDLLRKLAHPSISEATIDAISDAIDNRVIRGSVLISHAGRTSERDALPQAADYLSDMEGVDTTVIFALIDDVVEISARSTDSRIHIGDALKDAFGDVGSAGGHRQMAGGQIPLGLFADYADDGGLVGIVESIVTKRLVEELHLSDRNGESS, via the coding sequence ATGGGCCGCGGTCGAGACCTCCACGAGATGTTGGCCGAAGCCGAATCGCTCGTCATCGTCTGTCACGACAACCCCGACCCCGACAGCCTCGCGTCGGCGATGGCACTCGGTGAGATCGCCAGGGACGCCGGCGTCGAGCAGGTGACGGTCCTGTACGCCGGCGAGATCTCCCACCAGCAGAACCGCGCGTTCGTGAACCTCCTCGACGTCGACATCGAGGAGTACAGCGAGGACGCCCTGGAAGCCGGCGACATCATCGCGTTCGTCGACCACTCCGTCCCCGGGCAGAACAACCACGTCCCGGCGGATTTCGGCGTCGACGTGGTCGTCGACCACCACCCCGCAGAAGACGTCGTCGCGGACTTCGTCGACCGCCGCGAGGACTACGGCGCGACCGCGACCATCTTCGTCGAGTACCTCGACGAACTCGCCCTCGAGATAGACACCAGACTCGCCACCGCACTGATGTTCGCGCTCCGCCGCGAGACCCTGGAGTTCCTCCGGGGCGTCTCGGGGGCGGAGTTCGACGCCGCCGAGCGCCTCCAGCCGAAGATAGACATGGACCTGCTGCGGAAACTCGCACACCCCTCCATCAGCGAGGCGACAATCGACGCCATCAGCGACGCCATCGACAACCGGGTCATCCGCGGCTCGGTGCTCATCTCCCACGCCGGTCGGACCTCGGAACGCGACGCGCTCCCGCAGGCGGCAGACTACCTCTCGGACATGGAGGGTGTCGACACCACCGTCATCTTCGCGCTCATCGACGACGTGGTCGAGATCAGCGCGCGCTCGACCGACTCGCGCATCCACATCGGCGACGCGCTCAAGGATGCCTTCGGCGACGTGGGGAGTGCGGGCGGGCACCGCCAGATGGCCGGCGGCCAGATTCCGCTGGGGCTGTTCGCGGACTACGCCGACGACGGCGGCCTCGTCGGCATCGTCGAGTCCATCGTCACGAAACGGCTCGTGGAGGAACTGCACCTGAGCGACCGAAACGGCGAGTCGAGCTGA
- a CDS encoding metalloprotease family protein: MSAPSSLYNAIVTLVLAPGIVSHEFAHVQACRLFGVRVTASRYLNPFAEDAYVDHERVDSFVADLGIAVAPLLVNTILGAAAFVAFGLLVGSSLAYLFGWLGAVFALTAVPSPSDTSSLFRTAGNLPRGAREVAYLVAAPVRALTAIPFASGIYGYVLAVALFSLAAGPV; the protein is encoded by the coding sequence GTGTCCGCCCCGTCCTCGCTCTACAACGCCATCGTCACCCTCGTCCTCGCGCCCGGCATCGTCAGTCACGAGTTCGCGCACGTGCAGGCGTGTCGGCTGTTCGGCGTCCGCGTCACCGCCTCGCGGTACCTCAACCCCTTCGCCGAGGACGCCTACGTCGACCACGAGCGCGTCGACTCGTTCGTCGCGGACCTCGGCATCGCGGTCGCGCCACTGCTGGTGAACACGATCCTCGGGGCGGCCGCCTTCGTCGCGTTCGGGCTCCTCGTCGGCTCCAGCCTCGCGTACCTGTTCGGCTGGCTCGGGGCCGTCTTCGCGCTGACCGCGGTCCCCAGTCCGAGCGACACGTCCTCGCTCTTTAGAACGGCGGGGAACCTGCCGCGCGGGGCCCGCGAGGTCGCGTATCTGGTCGCGGCCCCGGTGCGAGCCCTGACCGCCATCCCCTTCGCGAGTGGTATCTACGGGTACGTCCTCGCGGTGGCGCTGTTCTCGCTGGCTGCCGGCCCGGTCTGA
- a CDS encoding HAD family hydrolase: MSYRYRAVFVDLDDTLYAYEPCNEAGKEAALETARDLGYDFERDEFRRYYQDARSEVKRELAGTASAHERFLYFKRLIEIYTGTHKSRHALELGEAYWDNYIEEMELFDGVTETLERFHDAGVKVAIVSNLTTRIQLKKLEHLGLESEIDLVVTSEETGSEKPASVMFTLPLAQLDLRPSEAVMVGDSVEADVEGGNALGLTTVLFEAGSQADDELRGRRQPDFRTDNFADLAELVL; the protein is encoded by the coding sequence ATGAGCTACCGATACCGGGCGGTCTTCGTCGACCTCGACGACACGCTCTACGCCTACGAGCCGTGCAACGAGGCCGGCAAGGAGGCCGCACTCGAGACGGCCCGCGACCTCGGGTACGACTTCGAGCGCGACGAGTTCCGGCGGTACTACCAGGACGCCAGGAGCGAGGTGAAGCGCGAACTCGCCGGCACGGCGTCGGCCCACGAGCGCTTCCTCTACTTCAAGCGCCTCATCGAGATATACACCGGGACCCACAAGTCCCGCCACGCGCTCGAACTCGGCGAGGCGTACTGGGACAACTACATCGAGGAGATGGAGCTGTTCGACGGTGTGACGGAGACGCTGGAACGCTTCCACGACGCCGGCGTCAAGGTGGCCATCGTGAGCAACCTCACGACCCGCATCCAGCTGAAGAAGCTCGAACACCTCGGGCTCGAATCCGAGATCGACCTCGTCGTCACCTCCGAGGAGACCGGCTCCGAGAAGCCCGCCTCGGTGATGTTCACGCTTCCGCTGGCCCAGCTCGACCTGCGCCCGAGCGAGGCCGTCATGGTGGGCGACAGCGTCGAGGCCGACGTCGAGGGCGGGAACGCGCTCGGCCTGACGACGGTCCTGTTCGAGGCCGGGTCGCAGGCCGACGACGAGCTCCGGGGCCGCCGCCAGCCCGATTTCCGAACTGATAACTTCGCGGACCTCGCAGAGTTGGTGTTATGA
- a CDS encoding class II aldolase/adducin family protein, whose protein sequence is MTLEAERDAVVQWAPDLADLTPGRTGNLSVRAEDAFAVTPTGVPYDSFDAEDVPVVDFEGEQLAGNMKPSSEVPMHRYLYRDIDAGAIVHTHSTWATTMSVLHEPLPAIHYMIVAVGHEVPVAEYAPYGSQELAENCVEAMEEADSQACFIENHGLVVTAEDLPTAVENTGHIENLCQVYLQARNVGEPTELSTADLETVEEKFESYGQ, encoded by the coding sequence ATGACACTCGAAGCGGAACGAGACGCCGTCGTCCAGTGGGCGCCCGACCTCGCCGACCTCACGCCGGGGCGGACCGGCAACCTGAGCGTGCGTGCCGAGGACGCCTTCGCCGTCACGCCGACGGGCGTGCCCTACGACAGTTTCGACGCGGAGGACGTGCCCGTCGTCGATTTCGAGGGCGAGCAACTCGCCGGGAACATGAAGCCCTCCAGCGAGGTGCCCATGCACCGGTACCTCTACCGCGACATCGACGCGGGCGCCATCGTCCACACCCACTCGACGTGGGCGACGACGATGTCGGTCCTGCACGAGCCCCTGCCGGCCATCCACTACATGATCGTCGCGGTCGGTCACGAGGTCCCCGTCGCGGAGTACGCGCCCTACGGCTCGCAGGAACTCGCCGAGAACTGCGTCGAAGCCATGGAGGAGGCCGACTCGCAGGCGTGTTTCATCGAGAACCACGGCCTCGTCGTCACGGCCGAGGACCTCCCGACCGCCGTCGAGAACACCGGTCACATCGAGAACCTCTGTCAGGTCTACCTGCAGGCCCGGAACGTGGGCGAGCCGACCGAGCTCTCGACCGCGGACCTCGAGACCGTCGAGGAGAAGTTCGAGTCCTACGGGCAGTAG
- a CDS encoding sodium:calcium antiporter, producing the protein MLLELGLFVGGLALLVAGADRTVRAAGELALYYGVSTFFVGVTVISVGTSIPEMTTSIYAALYGAGDLVVGNIVGSETAQITLAIGIVALIAPIEAERRNVAIYGGAMTLSMIIMLLTLEDGLLIRSEGFLMMLAYVFFIHDLYSNEGGEEITEEVIEERASPRETVPAILVGLLMVVVGGHLMVTNGIELAALLGVPTYLLGLLTGLGTTLPEITVAGLAAKRGEGGISVGSLLGSNITDPVFSLGVGALFADVVVNDLGAVQLSGAYMLGVSLLVLALFYWRRGISRRFGVVCVLLYLPSFFLV; encoded by the coding sequence ATGTTGCTGGAACTGGGCCTGTTCGTCGGCGGACTCGCGTTGCTGGTCGCGGGAGCCGACCGCACGGTCAGGGCGGCGGGTGAACTCGCGCTCTACTACGGCGTCTCGACGTTCTTCGTCGGGGTCACGGTCATCTCTGTCGGCACCTCCATCCCGGAGATGACGACCAGCATCTACGCCGCGCTGTACGGCGCGGGCGACCTCGTCGTCGGGAACATCGTCGGGTCCGAGACGGCCCAGATAACGCTCGCCATCGGCATCGTCGCCCTCATCGCGCCCATCGAGGCCGAGCGTCGGAACGTCGCCATCTACGGGGGTGCGATGACCCTCTCGATGATCATCATGCTCCTCACCCTGGAGGACGGGCTGCTCATCCGGTCTGAGGGGTTCCTGATGATGCTCGCCTACGTGTTCTTCATCCACGACCTCTACTCGAACGAGGGCGGCGAGGAGATCACCGAGGAGGTCATCGAGGAACGCGCCTCGCCCCGGGAGACGGTGCCCGCCATCCTCGTCGGCCTGCTCATGGTCGTGGTCGGTGGCCACCTCATGGTGACGAACGGCATCGAACTCGCCGCGCTCCTCGGCGTCCCGACCTACCTGCTCGGGCTACTGACGGGCCTCGGGACCACCCTGCCGGAGATAACCGTCGCCGGACTGGCGGCGAAACGGGGCGAGGGCGGCATCTCGGTCGGGTCGCTGCTCGGGAGCAACATCACGGACCCGGTGTTCTCGCTGGGCGTGGGGGCGCTGTTCGCGGACGTGGTCGTGAACGACCTCGGGGCGGTCCAGCTCTCCGGCGCGTACATGCTCGGTGTCTCGCTGCTCGTGCTGGCGCTGTTCTACTGGCGCCGGGGCATCTCGCGGCGGTTCGGCGTGGTCTGTGTCCTGCTGTACCTCCCGTCGTTCTTCCTGGTCTGA
- a CDS encoding endonuclease/exonuclease/phosphatase family protein, giving the protein MTDLRVASFNCRYDTEYDGPDAWPNRRERVVDLLGDIDADILGVQEATPHQFAYLREHLPGYDWFGVGRQGADEGEHVPVAYRRDLVDPIDTGAFWLSPTPGEVSVGWDAAYPRVATWLDAEVDGQPLRFLATHLDHEGAEARYQSSRLLHERFLTGEVPELVVGDFNATPQSRPVTALTDAGLRPAREAAETVAGPHGTFHRFDGHADDRIDYVFASDEFAVDRFETVVSSAPYPSDHWPVVADLRF; this is encoded by the coding sequence ATGACGGACCTGCGCGTGGCGAGCTTCAACTGCCGGTACGATACGGAGTACGACGGGCCGGACGCGTGGCCCAACCGGCGCGAACGGGTCGTCGACCTGCTGGGCGACATCGACGCCGATATCCTGGGCGTCCAGGAGGCGACCCCCCACCAGTTCGCGTACCTCCGCGAGCACCTCCCCGGGTACGACTGGTTCGGCGTCGGCCGCCAGGGTGCCGACGAGGGCGAACACGTCCCGGTCGCGTACCGGCGCGACCTGGTCGACCCCATCGACACCGGTGCGTTCTGGCTCTCGCCGACGCCCGGCGAGGTGAGCGTGGGCTGGGACGCCGCCTACCCCCGCGTCGCCACCTGGCTCGACGCCGAGGTCGACGGGCAGCCCCTCCGGTTCCTCGCGACCCACCTCGACCACGAGGGCGCAGAGGCCCGGTACCAGAGCAGCCGGCTCCTCCACGAGCGCTTCCTGACCGGCGAGGTCCCCGAACTCGTCGTGGGTGACTTCAACGCCACGCCGCAGTCACGGCCCGTCACGGCGTTGACCGACGCCGGACTCCGGCCCGCCCGGGAGGCCGCCGAGACCGTCGCCGGACCCCACGGGACCTTCCACCGGTTCGACGGCCACGCCGACGACCGCATCGACTACGTCTTCGCGAGCGACGAGTTCGCGGTCGACCGGTTCGAGACGGTCGTCAGCAGCGCCCCCTACCCCTCCGACCACTGGCCGGTCGTCGCCGACCTGCGGTTCTGA